The Rickettsiales bacterium genome segment TTTAAGCACGGTATTCTTGCCATTGATTACGGGTATCAACGCGAGGACCAATAAGAAGATAAAAGGCCATCCCGGGAATATATAACTGATGACGGAGATAATATAAGACGGAAGCAACGCAATCTGCTCCCAGATATTCTGCGAGGCCATTTCCTGGCGGGCTAATGCATCTACGGGCGCGAGCGCCGGTTGCCATAGCAGATAGGCACTCCAGAAAAGCATAGCAGGAATGGAATTGGCCAGCAGCCAGTTTGCTGCTTCCCTGCGGGGAATCTTTGACTGCAACATACATGACAGTTCATATGCGAACAGGCAGAGCGCTGTGAAAATGCCTGAGAAATGCGTAAAACAGGCCAGTCCAGCGCATAGGCTATAGGCAATAAGCCATGAGGTCTTACGATTTTCGCGCCATGCCAGATAAGCATAAAATGCAGCTGTCAGCAGGCATAGGAATAAGGTGTAATTACGCACAACGTAAGACTCGACGATGCAGCCCTGGCTGAAGGTAATTAATATGGCTGCGCATATGCCGCAGAACTGGCCGCCCAGCTTTTTACCGGTTACATAATAAAGTGGGATCAGTGCTAAGCCGAACAGCAGAGAAAAGCCGCGCGTGAATTGCACGGAGTCGCCCAGCATCTGCCAGTAATGGCGTAAGATATGGCCGAGCGGAGGATGGGTCTCCATCAGTGAGAACTGCCATACCTGTCGGAGATTCTTGCCCTGAGCGATGCCAATATGCATCAGTTCGTCTGCATGGTAATGGTAAGCGTCCACCCCATGCACGCGCAGCCAAGTACCCACTGCTACCAGCAGCGCAAGCCATAGCATTGCGGAGCGTTTACTTAAGGCATTCATGTGCTTTTCCGTTGGGTGCGATCACCTGCTCGAAGAACTCTTTCTTGGAAACAGTCATGAATGCTGCCGGGGCAAGCGCCTTTTCCTCATCCGAAACCGATTTCTTGAGTGTTATCTCAGGGAAATTAAAGGAGGGGAAGGAGACGATCTGCTTATCAAGCTGTTTGCAGGTAAAGAGCCATGGCAGAGGTTCATAGCCTTTGGCATAGACGTCCCACACGGTTTTCATAAAAACAAGTTTGTCCACGCCGTTCAGCATACCCTTCTGCTGCGCTTGGTTCAACGTTGCAAGCAGGATGCCAGTGGTTTCGATTCGGCGCTCGTAAGGATGAATGATAATATGCGTATTAGCATAAGGAATTATCACGGCAGCATTTTTATCCGTGAAAGCATCCTTGCCGAGGTAAGGGTAAGTATCGTGCAACATAACAGCGTCATCACGCGCGGCGATAATGACGGAGTGGTTGTCCAGTGTCTTCAGGTAATCCGTCATGGCCTGCCAGTTTTCCTGTTTCATCTGGTATTCGCTGGGCTCTTTTTCAAAGCGTTGTCCGGCGTTGCAGAGAATAAGACTTCCTAGCAAGATCAGTGTGGCGACAGCAATATTGCCATTGATGCGGGTTTTTTGTTCGATATACGGGCTCAAAAGCTCGGCCCCATTGCCCATCATCCAGCCTGCAGTGACGATGATGAAGGGCATCACCCATATACCGTGGCGCGTGCCTGCGGGATAATAATGATTGATGGCGATTAGGAACATGCCGACTTCCAGCGCGATAACGCAGATCGCCGAGAAATCTCGGAATTTTTTGTCTTCGCGAACGACCGGCAGGAACAGTAGAAAGATTATCAGCGGTAGGAAATAAGCCGATGGCAGCACGTATAACGTAGCGGTGAGCGGATTGATCAGGGTGATCAGAATATATTTATACCACTCATCGACATGGAAATAAGGTGAAGAAAGCACAATGCCTTTGAAAAACCAGATCAGGTAAATGCCTATGGCGATTGCGGCGAGCGTAAAGTTAAGCGCAATCCATTGCAGTTGGCTCCTAAGCGGGCGTTTAGTAACGTAAGCATCCACGGTTTCATAAGCTGCAATAGGAAAGATGGCGAGTATGGCGGAGAAATGCGTGAGGGCTGCAAGCAGTGCATAGAATACGTAAAGCCATAGATGTTTATTCTGTCTGCTATCGCGCCATTGCACATAGTAATACAGGAACATCGTGGCGAAGAAGACGAAGATAGAGTAGTTGCGGGTGACATAGGATTCGATGATCGAGCCGTAGCTGTAGGCTGCGAGTGCTGCGGCGCACATACCTGCAAACTGGCCCTTGAGGCGGTTTCCAATGCAGTAATAGACCGGGATTGTCGCAATGCCGAAGACAAGTGACAGGCAGCGCGAGAACCAGACGGAATCATCTATCTGAAGCCAGTAATAGCGTAACAGATGGCCAAGCGGCGGATGGGTTTCATAGAGCGAGAGCACCATGAGCTGCTTCAGCGACTTTGCCTTGGCGAGCCAGATATGCAGGATTTCATCTTCGCTATAGTAATAGACGCCAGCGCCATGCACGCGGACGTAAATAGCCAGCAGGATGAGAACTGTCAGCCAGCCCCAGATGAAAGTTTTTGAGAAAATGCGTTCGTTATTCGGCATGGATTTTGTTTCCCGGAGGCGGTTCGACATATTGTTCCAGATAGGTGTTTTCCTTCAGGCAGTGATAGGCTTTTCCGTTTTCGGATACAACCTGTTCCAGAAAATCTTTCTTGCGGACGATGAGCAGCATCGCCGGATTGGCGAAAGCTTCCTCAGCGGTAAATGATTTCCCCGTGGGAGGGAAAGTGAATATCTGCCTGTCCAGCTCCGGACAGCCTATCAGCACCGCCTGAGGATAAGAATGCATGAAGATAAGCCTTTCCACGCCGTCCAGCATATGCTGTTCCTCTGCCGCCTTCAGCGTAGTGAGAAGAAGATTGCGTGTGCGTAGGCGGCGGTAATACGGATTCACGATCAAAGAGGTGCTCTCGTAGGGGATTTTCAGGGCCATATCCTTGCCCGTGAAAGCGGCATCGCCTAGATAGGGATAGATATCCTTGATGCGGAACGCTTCGTCGCGTTCGGCAATAATGGCGTCATGCTCGTCCAGTGTTTCCAGGTAATATTTTACAGCGTCAAGATTTGCCTGTTTGATGCCATATTCGCTATAGTCCGTGAAACGCCGCTGCGGGCTGTAAGCTAGCAGCCCGGCTGTGAGCAGCATGATTGCCATTGTATGAGTCTTGGAGGAATATGCACTGGCAGCATCTGATATGATGAGGGCAGCGCAGGGAATAATAAGCGGAATCAGCCATAAATCGTGCCGCGTGCCGGACGAGGAATAATGCAGCGTGACGATCATGAAGATTTTGATGCCGATGCCGCAAGCCGCCAGTGCCAGGCAGTTGCGCGTGGCCTGTGAATGTTTTCCCGCACGTAGCGCAAACAATAGAATCAGCAGATAAAGAGCGTAGGGCGAGGGCAGGAGATAATCCAGATCGTGAAACGGATAAGACAGGGCATTATAGACTGTCTGGGTAAGATCGGTTGGGAAATGGGAATAAGGCTGGGCAAGTGCCAGAGTTTTCCGCCAGGGCAGTGTAATCAACACAGCTGAAACTGCCAGCAAGGCATTGATCCCAAGCCATTGCAGCAGCTTGGATTTCTGACCCGTACGATAGAGGCGGAGCGCTTCAAGCACCGCGAGCGGTGTAAGGCTCAGTACCGCAAAGAAATGTGTGAGGCAGGCGAGCAGGCCGAATCCGCCGTATTGTAGTAACGAGCGCAAGGAAGGCTTTTCACGCCAGGAGAGCCATGCGTCAAAGCTTAAGGAGAGAAAGAGCAGGAAAACTGTGTAATTGCGAGCGATATAGGATTGGATGATGCAGCCGAAGCTGAATGTTATCAATGCGGCTGCGCAGAGGCCCGCAAACTCACCACCCAGACGGCGGCCGATCCGGTAGTATAGTGGAACGAGTGCGATGCCGAACAGCAATGAAAATAATCTTGAAAACCATACCGTATCCGAGATTTCCTGCCAGTAATGGCGCAGGATATTGCCCAATGGCGGGTGGGCCTCATAAAGGGAAAATTGCAGTACCTGTTTCAGGGAGTCTGCACCGGCAATGGCGGTGTGGAGCAATTCGTCGTCCCCGTAAGCATATTGGTCGACACCGTGCACACGTATGAAAATGGCGATAATTATCAATATTATCAGCCATGTTCTTATAAAAACTTTGGACATTGGCGGATTATTCCAATAATTATCTGTCTGGTTTTCCATTTTGGGCAATTTATAGCAACCTTAGCAAGAACACAAACAATGAAAAAAGCGCTGGTTATGATTATCGCCTACAATGCTGAGCGGCATATCGTCTCGGTATTGAACCGCATTCCCGATACTTTGTGGAATAATCCGGATTATCAGGCGGATGTCGTGGTGATCGACGATTGTTCGAAGGATCATACCAGTGCTGTGGCGCGCGAGTATATCTCCGGCTCCAGCCGCCCGATCCGCCTGCTGCGCAACCAGCTCAATCAGGGGTACGGTGGTAACCAGAAAGTCGGCTATACTTATGCGATCGAGAATGGTTATGAGGCTGTTGTCATGGTGCATGGGGACGGGCAATATCCGCCGGAATTCATTCCGCAGATGCTGGAGCCGCTCATGAGAGGTGAAGCAGCTGCCGTATACGGCTCGCGTATGATCAATAAAAAAGATGCGCTTGCGGGCGGCATGCCGTATTATAAATTTGCGGGCAATATCGTTCTGACGCAGTTGCAGAACTGGATGCTTGGCAGCAATCTCAGCGAATTCCATTCCGGGTTCCGGGCTTATAGCATTGCGGCGCTGAGGCAGATTCCGTTTCAGTATAATTCCAACGTCTTCCACTTCGACACGGATATTATCATCCAGTTGGTGGATAATGGGCTTACCATTAAGGAAATCCCTATTCCGACGCATTACGGGGATGAAGTCTGCCATGTGAACGGTCTGCGTTATGCTAAGGATGTCATGGTTTCGACGCTGCTTTCGCGTATCCAGAAGTTTGGCATCTTTTACGATCCCAAGTTCGACTATGAGCGCACAGTCACCTATCCCGATAAAAGCCAGTTTGCCAGCAGCCATAGTTTTGCGCTGGAACAGGTCAATGCCAATGAAACCGTGCTTGATCTTGGCTGCGAGGCGTATGTTACGGGCAACCTGAAAACGCGCGGATGCAAGGTAATCGGCTGCGACTGGCAGGTGAACGACCGTATGCGCGAAGCTTATGAAGGCGTATTCGCAATGGACCTGAACCAGCCTGATTTCGATGTGCTAGGCCAGCAGCATTTCGATGTGATTATGCTCCTCGATGTGATTGAACATATCAGCGACCCGGAAGCGTTCATGGAAAGGCTGCATAGGCGGTTCGCGGCGATGAACCCGCGTATTGTCGTGACGACGCCGAACATTGCTTTCTTTATCCAGCGCATCATGCTGCTGCTTGGCCAGTTCAATTACGGCAAGCGCGGTATTCTTAACCGGAAGCATACACGCCTCTTTACGTTTGCATCCCTTTCGCGCCTGCTCAGCAATTCCGGTTTCAATGTGATAAAACTGGAAGGCATTCCCGCGCCGTTCCCGCTTGCTTTCGGCGATAACGGGTTCGCACGTGCGCTATTGAAATTTAATCAATCGCTGATGAAAATCAGCAGGACGCTGTTTTCCTACCAGATTGCGGCAGTGATACAACCCAAGCCGACGCTCGAGATTCTCGTCAGCCAGGCTATTGAATATGGTGACCGGACGATATGAAGCAACTACCCAAGAATTACGACCATAAAGAAGCTGAAAAGCGGATACAGCTTCAGTGGGAAGCTGAAGGCGTTTATGCGTGGGATAATACGCAGCCGCGCGAGAATACTTTTGTCATCGATACACCGCCTCCGACAGTATCCGGCGTGCTGCATATGGGGCATATCTTCAGCTATACACAAGCGGATTTCGTGGCGCGTTACCAGCGCATGAAAGGCAAGACCGTATTCTACCCGATGGGGTTTGACGATAACGGTCTGCCGACGGAGCGCCTTGTTGAAAAGGAAAAGAAGGTGCGCGGCAGCGCGATGCCGCGTGATGAGTTCGTGGCCTTGTGCCGCGAGGTGGTGAAGAACGCGGAAGATGAGTTCCGCAACCTCTTCAAGAGCGTGGCCGTTAGCGTGGACTGGAGCCAGGAATACCAGACGATCAGCGACGAAGTGCGCATGCTGTCGCAGATGTCATTCCTGGATTTGATGCGCAAAGGCGAAGCTTACCGCGATTTCCGCCCTACTTACTGGGACTGGGTAGACCAGACCGCGATTGCGCAGGCTGAGATCGAAAATAAGGAAATGCCTGGCACAATGAACGAGATCGAGTTCATGCTGGAAGGAGAAACACCGATTGTGATTGCCACGACACGTCCAGAATTGCTCGGTGCCTGCGTTGCGGTCATGTACCATCCGGATGATCCGAATGCGTCAAATTATAAAGGGCAGATTGCCGTAACGCCGCTGTTTGACGTGAAAGTGCCGATGATTGCAGACAGCGCCGTTGAGCGCGATAAAGGCACGGGTCTTGTTATGTGCTGCACTTTCGGTGACGATACGGACAAGGAATGGTGGCGCGCTCATAATCTGCCGATGCGTCCTGTGCTGGCAACGAACGGTAAGATCGAGTTCACTCGCGTCATGAAGGATGATCTGTGCGTGGGGCTCACCTTTACGGCTGCGCGTGACGGCAAGCAGAAAGCCATGCTCGACGAAACCAATACGCAGGATTTTGAAAAGACGCTTGCGGTTTTCGGTGCGATTGAAGGGCTGAAGCCCAAGCAGGCAAACTCCAAGATATTGGAAATGCTGGAGGTGCAGGGTAAACTGCGCAAGCAGACGCCGATCATGCATACGGTAAAATGCGCCGAACGTTCCGGCACGCCGATTGAAATCATTCCGACCTACCAGTGGTTCATCAAGGTGGTGGATAAGAAGGAGGCGCTGATTACCAAGGGCAATGAGTGCAAATGGTATCCGGAATTCATGCATATCCGCCTGAACCAGTGGATCGAAGGACTCAAAGAAGACTGGTGTATCTCGCGCCAGCGTTTCTTTGGTGTGCCGTTCCCCGTGTGGTATTCCAAACGCGAGGGTGAAGAAGGCAAAGTGCTGGTTGCGGACGTGAAGCAATTGCCGGTCGACCCGCTTACGGATGCGCCTGAGGGCTATACGCGTGATGAAGTCATCCCCTGCACGGATGTTATGGATACCTGGGCGACTTCTTCCATCAGCCCGCAGATTAACGCCAAGGGGATCAGCAAGAATCGTTGCGTAGATGCTACGCGCTACGAGCAGCTTTTCCCGGCCGATCTGCGTCCGCAGGCCCATGAGATCATCCGCACCTGGGCGTTCTACACGATTGTGAAGGCGCATCTGCACGAAAACAGTATTCCCTGGAAAAACCTGATGATCTCAGGCTGGTGTCTTGCCTCCGACAAGACCAAGATGAGCAAGTCCAAGGGTAATGTCGTTACCCCGGTCGATCTGATTATCGATAAGGGGGCAGACGTTGTGCGTTACTGGGCGTCGACGTCACGTCTGGGGGCGGATACGGCGTTTTCGGAAGATCTGTTGAAGATCGGCAGGAAGCTTGTGACCAAGCTGTGGAATGCTACTAGCTTCGCAGGTATTCATCTGAGCAAGCTCAGCGGTAAGCCTTCCACCGCAGCGGAAGATGTTGCGAGCGGCAGGATCAGCGAGACACTCGATAAATGGATTCTCGCACGGCTGCGTAAGACCATCGTGAAAGCGACCTCGGAATTCGAGAATTTCGAATATTGCGATGCACGTGTGGCGATTGAGGAATTTTTCTGGAAAGATTTCTGCGATAATTATCTCGAACTGGTCAAGGCCCGCGCTTACGGCGAGGTCTCTGATGAAGCTGGCAGTCTTTCCGCCCATCTGACGCTTTATCACTGCCTGGATGCGATATTGCGTCTGTTCGCACCGTTCGTACCGCATGTGACGGAAGAGCTCTATACCCATCTGTTTGACGGACAGGGCTCCATCCACCGTTGCGGCAACTGGCCGAAGGCGGAAGCCTATCCGGCGGACGATAATGCTGAGCAAAGCGGCATCTACTGCGTCAGTATTCTGGAAGCAATCCGTAAGGCCAAATCCGAGCGGCAGGTTTCCATTAAGTTCCCGGTACAGGAGCTTGTGCTTGCATCGCTGCAAACGGATTGGCAGGATATCGCACCTGTCGTTACCGATCTCAAGAGCGCCGGTACCGTGCAGAAGCTGGAATGGGTTGATACGTTGCCGGAAGACGGGGTCTATACGGAAGACCGCCGATTCACGCTGGCGCTGACGTTTGCAGAGAGTGCACAAGGGGAGTCTGCCGCCTAAGTATTGGCGGCGGCACTCTTTGCCCTTTACAACGTCTTCTGGATTCTATAGAAAATTTGTGTAATATTATATCATAACATTTTCTATGATCCCCAAAAAGCCGATAAAAGGTCCCAATAAGCTCGTGCAGGACGTTCTCAGCGAAAGCGGAAAGCCTCTGGGAGCTTATGAGATACTTGAGCGCGTGAAAGTGAAGGGCATCAACGGCCCGCCCACCGTATACCGTGCGTTGGACAAGCTGATGAAGCTCGGCATGGTGCATCGTATTGCATCCAAACATACCTATATCATCTGCCGTCATGGCAGCGAACATGCGAATGAGTCCATTATTTTTGCTGTCTGTAACCGTTGCGATAATGTGGACGAGATCCCCAGCGAAGACCTTCATCATGCGTTTGAAGGCGTGCGTCGCGAGAAGGGATTCAGGATTGAGCATGAAATCGTGGAAGTGACCGGGCTCTGCGGTAACTGCAGCGAGCAGAAAGGTGCGCACTGATGTATTACTGGAGCGCGCTGCAACGTGTGGGAGCGGCGTTGCTCGCAATAGCGGGTATATGGATCATCTGCGCGTGGGCGATGGGATTATGGCCCCGATTCTGAAACTGCACGACTTGACCGTCGCATATAACCGTTATCCGGCGGTGCATCATTTAAAAGGCGAGTTTGCTGGTGGCGCTTTGACGGCTATTACCGGGCCGAACGGCGCAGGCAAGAGCACGCTGCTCAAGACGATTGCGGGCATATTGCCCGTGCATGAAGGTTCTGTCGAGTTCTGTGGGATCACACGTAAGGATATGGCTTATCTCCCGCAGGCGGCTGAGCTGCAGGTGGATTTCCCTCTTAATGTATTGCAGATGGTATGCTCCGGTTTCTGGCGCGTGAGCAATGGGTTCCAGCGTATCAGCAAGCAGCAGCGCGAGCGGGCAGAAGAAGCGCTTGCGGTCGTGGGGCTGCTAGGGATGGCGGACAGGACGCTTGGCAGTCTCTCCGCAGGCCAGTTCCAGCGTGCGCTGTTTGCGCGCGTCATCGTGCAGGATGCAAAGCTGATTATGCTGGATGAGCCGTTCACCGCCATGGATGCAGGCACGACGGACGCATTACTGAAAGTGATCCACCAGTGGCAGGGGGAAGGCCGCACGGTCATCAGTGTTCTGCATGATTTTGATCAGATCAGGGAGCATTTTCCTACCTGCCTGCTGATTGCGCGTGAGTGCATTGCATGGGGAAAATCGCAGGATGTGCTGAAGCCGGAGAACCTTGTCAGTGCGCGGCTGTTCCGCGAAGTTTTACCCCATAGGCAACACTGATATGATGTTATACGATGCGATTATCCAGCCTTTTGCCGATTACGGATTTATGCGCCGGGCACTTGCGGCGTGCATCGTGATGGCCGCAAGCAGCGCTCCGCTCGGCCTGTTTCTGGTGCTGCGCCGCATGAGCCTGATGGGAGACGCAGCCGCGCATGCGATCCTGCCCGGTGTGGCAGTAGCATTTATCTTCAGTGGCGTTGCGCTCTGGCCGATGACGCTTGGCGGGCTTGCCGCCGGGTTGCTGATGGCGCTTGCGGCTGGAGTAGTGACGCGGCTCACTGCGCTCAGGGAGGATGCGAGTTTTACGGCGGCGTACCTTACTTCACTTGCGGCAGGCGTGATGATCATCTCCATGCATGGCAGCGCTATCGACCTTATGCATATATTATTCGGTAATGTGCTGGCGGTGGATAATGATTCGCTGCGGCTGATCGCGATGATCGCCACGGTGAGCCTTTTGACGCTGGCCGTGATTTACCGGCCTTTGATTATGGAATGTTTCGACCCGTTCTTCCTCAAGGTGCAGCAGGGGCGCGGAGCGGTGTATCATCACCTGTTTCTCGTGCTGGTGGTGCTGAATCTGGTGGCGGCGTTTCAGGCTTTAGGAACGCTCATGGCGGTGGGTATCATGGTGCTGCCTGCCATTGCTACACGGTTCTGGACGCGCAATATTGATATAGCCGTAGGGCTCAGTATCCTGTTCGGCATCCTCTCTTCCGTAATAGGGCTGCTGCTTTCCTACCATTACAGCCTGCCTTCCGGCCCGGCGATCGTGCTGACAGCGAGCGCATGGTACATCATTTCCGTCTTTGCAGGGGCAGATGGCGGCATATTGATCCGGTTCTTTCCGCGTAAGCATTTCCATTAAGAGCATTCGTTATGAAAGCATTGCTGATCTCCATGCTGGTATTGCTTTTGCCGATGCAGGCCAGTGCGCAGCATAAGCTAAAGGTCGTGGCCAGTTTTAGCGTACTTGGCGATATTGTGCATCAGGTGGCACAGAACGATGCGGATGTGCAGGTGCTTGTAGGACCCAACGGTAATGCGCATGAATATGAGCCCACCACGGCGGACGCGCGCATGATTGCGGATGCGGATATAGTGTTCGTCAACGGGCTCGGGTTTGAGGGGTGGATGCAGCGGCTTATCGCCTCGGCGGGGTATAAGGGGCGGGTGGTGACGGTCAGTGCAGGTGTGAAGCCGATCACAACGCTCGGGCATGAAGACCCGCATGCTTGGCAGGATGTGGCGAATGTAAAGCTTTATGCCGCCAATATTCGCGATGCGCTTGCCCAGACGGATATGGAACATGCGGCGGATTATACTCGCAATGCGGACGCCTATATCGCGCAGCTGGAAGCGCTGGATACATGGGTGAAGGCACAGATTGCGAGCGTACCACCCCAGAAGCGCAAAGT includes the following:
- a CDS encoding glycosyltransferase family 39 protein, with product MNALSKRSAMLWLALLVAVGTWLRVHGVDAYHYHADELMHIGIAQGKNLRQVWQFSLMETHPPLGHILRHYWQMLGDSVQFTRGFSLLFGLALIPLYYVTGKKLGGQFCGICAAILITFSQGCIVESYVVRNYTLFLCLLTAAFYAYLAWRENRKTSWLIAYSLCAGLACFTHFSGIFTALCLFAYELSCMLQSKIPRREAANWLLANSIPAMLFWSAYLLWQPALAPVDALARQEMASQNIWEQIALLPSYIISVISYIFPGWPFIFLLVLALIPVINGKNTVLKSTLALAGTTLCFAAALWISRAYPFAGDRHSLWMLPLLAIPMGWLLAEGLQYYNRHLRFFNIIIALTLFTLGLQCANPIYRFDDQTEYGMTETEWRQVSAYLQSLGPDSLIVMGRTDAIMLAPSNLQMYAELGDSNPRNISALAALMPYYRTTLLWNNRRDMRIYKDSMLLAMLEQAKNAGILNRFTHLVFVNTYLNSAPMMHLIECNALDKQITTFPALASATPLAGAEMHKYPVIFVAVKKDDFLNEVLSPIGKAHHCLAQ
- a CDS encoding glycosyltransferase family 39 protein, which produces MSNRLRETKSMPNNERIFSKTFIWGWLTVLILLAIYVRVHGAGVYYYSEDEILHIWLAKAKSLKQLMVLSLYETHPPLGHLLRYYWLQIDDSVWFSRCLSLVFGIATIPVYYCIGNRLKGQFAGMCAAALAAYSYGSIIESYVTRNYSIFVFFATMFLYYYVQWRDSRQNKHLWLYVFYALLAALTHFSAILAIFPIAAYETVDAYVTKRPLRSQLQWIALNFTLAAIAIGIYLIWFFKGIVLSSPYFHVDEWYKYILITLINPLTATLYVLPSAYFLPLIIFLLFLPVVREDKKFRDFSAICVIALEVGMFLIAINHYYPAGTRHGIWVMPFIIVTAGWMMGNGAELLSPYIEQKTRINGNIAVATLILLGSLILCNAGQRFEKEPSEYQMKQENWQAMTDYLKTLDNHSVIIAARDDAVMLHDTYPYLGKDAFTDKNAAVIIPYANTHIIIHPYERRIETTGILLATLNQAQQKGMLNGVDKLVFMKTVWDVYAKGYEPLPWLFTCKQLDKQIVSFPSFNFPEITLKKSVSDEEKALAPAAFMTVSKKEFFEQVIAPNGKAHECLK
- a CDS encoding glycosyltransferase family 39 protein; its protein translation is MSKVFIRTWLIILIIIAIFIRVHGVDQYAYGDDELLHTAIAGADSLKQVLQFSLYEAHPPLGNILRHYWQEISDTVWFSRLFSLLFGIALVPLYYRIGRRLGGEFAGLCAAALITFSFGCIIQSYIARNYTVFLLFLSLSFDAWLSWREKPSLRSLLQYGGFGLLACLTHFFAVLSLTPLAVLEALRLYRTGQKSKLLQWLGINALLAVSAVLITLPWRKTLALAQPYSHFPTDLTQTVYNALSYPFHDLDYLLPSPYALYLLILLFALRAGKHSQATRNCLALAACGIGIKIFMIVTLHYSSSGTRHDLWLIPLIIPCAALIISDAASAYSSKTHTMAIMLLTAGLLAYSPQRRFTDYSEYGIKQANLDAVKYYLETLDEHDAIIAERDEAFRIKDIYPYLGDAAFTGKDMALKIPYESTSLIVNPYYRRLRTRNLLLTTLKAAEEQHMLDGVERLIFMHSYPQAVLIGCPELDRQIFTFPPTGKSFTAEEAFANPAMLLIVRKKDFLEQVVSENGKAYHCLKENTYLEQYVEPPPGNKIHAE
- a CDS encoding bifunctional glycosyltransferase/class I SAM-dependent methyltransferase; amino-acid sequence: MKKALVMIIAYNAERHIVSVLNRIPDTLWNNPDYQADVVVIDDCSKDHTSAVAREYISGSSRPIRLLRNQLNQGYGGNQKVGYTYAIENGYEAVVMVHGDGQYPPEFIPQMLEPLMRGEAAAVYGSRMINKKDALAGGMPYYKFAGNIVLTQLQNWMLGSNLSEFHSGFRAYSIAALRQIPFQYNSNVFHFDTDIIIQLVDNGLTIKEIPIPTHYGDEVCHVNGLRYAKDVMVSTLLSRIQKFGIFYDPKFDYERTVTYPDKSQFASSHSFALEQVNANETVLDLGCEAYVTGNLKTRGCKVIGCDWQVNDRMREAYEGVFAMDLNQPDFDVLGQQHFDVIMLLDVIEHISDPEAFMERLHRRFAAMNPRIVVTTPNIAFFIQRIMLLLGQFNYGKRGILNRKHTRLFTFASLSRLLSNSGFNVIKLEGIPAPFPLAFGDNGFARALLKFNQSLMKISRTLFSYQIAAVIQPKPTLEILVSQAIEYGDRTI
- a CDS encoding valine--tRNA ligase gives rise to the protein MKQLPKNYDHKEAEKRIQLQWEAEGVYAWDNTQPRENTFVIDTPPPTVSGVLHMGHIFSYTQADFVARYQRMKGKTVFYPMGFDDNGLPTERLVEKEKKVRGSAMPRDEFVALCREVVKNAEDEFRNLFKSVAVSVDWSQEYQTISDEVRMLSQMSFLDLMRKGEAYRDFRPTYWDWVDQTAIAQAEIENKEMPGTMNEIEFMLEGETPIVIATTRPELLGACVAVMYHPDDPNASNYKGQIAVTPLFDVKVPMIADSAVERDKGTGLVMCCTFGDDTDKEWWRAHNLPMRPVLATNGKIEFTRVMKDDLCVGLTFTAARDGKQKAMLDETNTQDFEKTLAVFGAIEGLKPKQANSKILEMLEVQGKLRKQTPIMHTVKCAERSGTPIEIIPTYQWFIKVVDKKEALITKGNECKWYPEFMHIRLNQWIEGLKEDWCISRQRFFGVPFPVWYSKREGEEGKVLVADVKQLPVDPLTDAPEGYTRDEVIPCTDVMDTWATSSISPQINAKGISKNRCVDATRYEQLFPADLRPQAHEIIRTWAFYTIVKAHLHENSIPWKNLMISGWCLASDKTKMSKSKGNVVTPVDLIIDKGADVVRYWASTSRLGADTAFSEDLLKIGRKLVTKLWNATSFAGIHLSKLSGKPSTAAEDVASGRISETLDKWILARLRKTIVKATSEFENFEYCDARVAIEEFFWKDFCDNYLELVKARAYGEVSDEAGSLSAHLTLYHCLDAILRLFAPFVPHVTEELYTHLFDGQGSIHRCGNWPKAEAYPADDNAEQSGIYCVSILEAIRKAKSERQVSIKFPVQELVLASLQTDWQDIAPVVTDLKSAGTVQKLEWVDTLPEDGVYTEDRRFTLALTFAESAQGESAA
- a CDS encoding transcriptional repressor, producing the protein MIPKKPIKGPNKLVQDVLSESGKPLGAYEILERVKVKGINGPPTVYRALDKLMKLGMVHRIASKHTYIICRHGSEHANESIIFAVCNRCDNVDEIPSEDLHHAFEGVRREKGFRIEHEIVEVTGLCGNCSEQKGAH
- a CDS encoding ABC transporter ATP-binding protein — protein: MDHLRVGDGIMAPILKLHDLTVAYNRYPAVHHLKGEFAGGALTAITGPNGAGKSTLLKTIAGILPVHEGSVEFCGITRKDMAYLPQAAELQVDFPLNVLQMVCSGFWRVSNGFQRISKQQRERAEEALAVVGLLGMADRTLGSLSAGQFQRALFARVIVQDAKLIMLDEPFTAMDAGTTDALLKVIHQWQGEGRTVISVLHDFDQIREHFPTCLLIARECIAWGKSQDVLKPENLVSARLFREVLPHRQH
- a CDS encoding metal ABC transporter permease, with the protein product MMLYDAIIQPFADYGFMRRALAACIVMAASSAPLGLFLVLRRMSLMGDAAAHAILPGVAVAFIFSGVALWPMTLGGLAAGLLMALAAGVVTRLTALREDASFTAAYLTSLAAGVMIISMHGSAIDLMHILFGNVLAVDNDSLRLIAMIATVSLLTLAVIYRPLIMECFDPFFLKVQQGRGAVYHHLFLVLVVLNLVAAFQALGTLMAVGIMVLPAIATRFWTRNIDIAVGLSILFGILSSVIGLLLSYHYSLPSGPAIVLTASAWYIISVFAGADGGILIRFFPRKHFH
- a CDS encoding metal ABC transporter substrate-binding protein, which encodes MKALLISMLVLLLPMQASAQHKLKVVASFSVLGDIVHQVAQNDADVQVLVGPNGNAHEYEPTTADARMIADADIVFVNGLGFEGWMQRLIASAGYKGRVVTVSAGVKPITTLGHEDPHAWQDVANVKLYAANIRDALAQTDMEHAADYTRNADAYIAQLEALDTWVKAQIASVPPQKRKVISAHDAFGYFAAHYGVVFIAPLGMSAESQPSAADIARIIDAVRKQDIRAVFLENMADTRLMEQIKQDSGAHLGGTLYSDALSPPHGPAADYLAMQRHNVAELVAAMQENPGK